The Mycolicibacterium hassiacum DSM 44199 genome includes a window with the following:
- a CDS encoding NDMA-dependent alcohol dehydrogenase, translating into MQTQAAVLWERNTPWSIETIELDPPKAEEVLVELHASGMCHSDDHLVTGDMPIRLPCIGGHEGAGVVKAVGDHVSWLRPGDHVVFSFIPSCGRCPSCSTGHQSLCDLGAKIYSGMQIYDETARHHARGQDLALACGIGSFAHHTVVHEASCVKIPEHYRLDLACLLGCGFITGWGSSVYAADVRPGDTVVIAGVGGIGAAAVQGARLAGARTITVIDPSEHKREEARKMGATHVAADWEEAKGVVAEATWDRGADKFICAMGVGDGQLVGQALSMVAKRGRLVVTNIHPMLEREIRANLMDLTLTEKQIVGTLYGSGNPRSDIPKVLELYSAGQVDLDSMVTRTYPLEKVNDGYADMHAGANIRGVLVYPPAQ; encoded by the coding sequence GTGCAGACGCAGGCTGCGGTGCTGTGGGAGCGCAACACCCCGTGGTCCATCGAGACCATCGAACTCGACCCGCCGAAGGCCGAGGAAGTGCTGGTGGAACTGCACGCCTCGGGCATGTGCCACTCCGACGACCACCTCGTCACCGGTGACATGCCGATCAGGCTGCCGTGCATCGGCGGTCACGAGGGAGCCGGTGTCGTCAAAGCCGTCGGCGACCACGTCTCGTGGCTTCGACCGGGCGACCACGTCGTGTTCAGTTTCATCCCGTCCTGCGGTCGGTGCCCGTCCTGCTCGACCGGTCATCAGAGCCTGTGCGACCTGGGCGCCAAGATCTACTCCGGCATGCAGATCTACGACGAGACCGCCCGTCACCACGCCAGGGGGCAAGATCTGGCGCTGGCGTGCGGCATCGGGTCCTTCGCGCACCACACCGTCGTGCATGAGGCGAGCTGCGTGAAGATTCCCGAGCACTACCGGCTCGACCTCGCCTGCCTGCTGGGCTGCGGATTCATCACCGGCTGGGGCTCGTCGGTGTACGCGGCGGACGTGCGCCCGGGCGACACCGTGGTGATCGCCGGCGTCGGCGGAATCGGCGCCGCGGCGGTCCAGGGTGCCCGACTGGCCGGTGCGCGGACGATCACCGTCATCGACCCGTCGGAGCACAAGCGCGAAGAGGCCCGCAAGATGGGCGCGACACACGTCGCGGCCGACTGGGAGGAAGCCAAAGGCGTTGTCGCCGAGGCGACATGGGACCGAGGCGCGGACAAGTTCATTTGCGCGATGGGCGTCGGCGACGGCCAGCTGGTCGGCCAGGCGCTGTCCATGGTCGCCAAGCGCGGACGACTGGTGGTCACGAACATCCATCCGATGCTCGAACGGGAGATCCGGGCCAACCTGATGGATCTGACCCTGACGGAGAAGCAGATCGTCGGGACCCTCTACGGCTCGGGCAATCCCCGCTCCGATATCCCGAAGGTTCTCGAGCTGTACAGCGCCGGGCAGGTGGACCTGGACTCGATGGTCACCCGGACGTATCCGTTGGAGAAGGTCAACGACGGCTATGCGGATATGCACGCCGGGGCCAACATCCGCGGCGTGCTCGTCTATCCACCCGCGCAGTAG
- a CDS encoding SDR family oxidoreductase gives MDLNLHGKSYIVIGGTAGMGLAAAKAFAAKGQPDEIGALIAFLLSDRCGFVTGQTIYADGGAP, from the coding sequence ATGGATCTGAATCTGCATGGCAAGTCGTACATCGTCATCGGGGGCACCGCCGGCATGGGGCTCGCCGCGGCGAAGGCGTTCGCGGCCAAAGGGCAGCCAGACGAGATCGGTGCCCTCATCGCGTTTCTGCTGTCCGACCGGTGCGGGTTCGTCACCGGCCAGACGATCTACGCCGACGGCGGGGCGCCGTAA
- a CDS encoding cytochrome P450, whose amino-acid sequence MTATETSELEFRSLIDMQWWQDRPEERSALYTRLREAGKPVFVRTNRPDAPEPRGFWAVGTHADIVDISRRPTEFSSAAGTQIFDQTPQMREYRGSIIDMDDPEHMRLRKIVSRGFTPRSLAELRGLVEETTAEILDEMPRSGECDFVSSFAVLLPLRIIDNLLGISREHEKFILQVTNVVLGASDPEYVPDQTVAGIEKAVAENSEKLIDLLKSIAEDRIRNPKDDVISKLVTSDEENLTPQELAKFFILLVGAGNETTRNAFTHGLYLFTHHPDQRDRLLADYENIVPTAIEEIVRYASPVIHMRRTVTADGVALASGTHTFKKGDKVVMWYGAANRDPAVFRDPEEFDITRTPNNHVGFGGPGPHFCLGAHLARLELTVAFKMLYDRYPDIVSVGEPVRLRSNFVNGIKHLKAKYTA is encoded by the coding sequence GTGACCGCTACCGAAACCAGTGAACTCGAGTTCCGCTCGCTGATCGACATGCAGTGGTGGCAGGACCGGCCCGAAGAACGCTCCGCGCTCTACACGCGGTTGCGCGAGGCGGGTAAGCCGGTCTTCGTCCGCACCAACCGGCCCGATGCACCCGAGCCTCGCGGTTTCTGGGCGGTGGGTACACATGCCGACATCGTCGACATCAGCCGACGGCCCACTGAGTTCAGCTCCGCAGCGGGAACCCAGATCTTCGATCAGACTCCCCAGATGCGGGAGTACCGGGGCTCGATCATCGACATGGACGACCCCGAGCACATGCGGCTCCGCAAGATCGTGTCGCGCGGATTCACCCCGCGCAGCCTGGCGGAGTTGCGCGGACTGGTCGAGGAGACCACCGCCGAGATCCTCGACGAGATGCCGCGCTCGGGCGAATGCGATTTCGTCTCCTCGTTCGCTGTCCTGTTGCCGCTGCGGATCATCGACAATCTGCTCGGTATCTCCCGTGAGCACGAGAAGTTCATCCTGCAGGTCACCAATGTGGTGCTCGGCGCCTCCGACCCGGAGTACGTTCCCGATCAGACTGTCGCGGGTATCGAGAAGGCGGTGGCCGAGAACAGCGAGAAGCTGATCGATCTGCTCAAGAGCATCGCCGAGGACCGCATCAGGAATCCGAAGGACGACGTGATCAGCAAGCTGGTCACCTCCGACGAGGAGAACCTGACACCGCAGGAGCTGGCGAAGTTCTTCATCCTGCTCGTCGGTGCGGGAAATGAGACCACCCGCAACGCGTTCACGCACGGTCTGTACCTCTTCACCCACCATCCTGACCAGCGGGATCGACTGCTCGCCGATTACGAGAACATCGTGCCGACCGCCATCGAGGAGATCGTGCGCTACGCCAGCCCCGTGATCCACATGCGCCGCACCGTCACCGCCGACGGCGTGGCGCTGGCCTCGGGTACACACACGTTCAAGAAGGGCGACAAGGTGGTGATGTGGTACGGCGCGGCCAACCGCGACCCGGCGGTGTTCCGCGATCCGGAGGAGTTCGACATCACCCGCACCCCCAACAACCATGTCGGATTCGGCGGCCCCGGACCGCACTTCTGTCTGGGGGCACATCTGGCCCGACTGGAGCTCACCGTCGCGTTCAAGATGCTCTACGACCGCTATCCCGACATCGTGTCGGTCGGCGAACCGGTGCGGCTCCGGTCGAACTTCGTCAACGGCATCAAGCATCTCAAGGCGAAGTACACCGCATGA
- a CDS encoding enoyl-CoA hydratase/isomerase family protein produces MSAEQSVLSEKREGILTITLNRPEAANALRPEDRDEVIALLGAADGDDEVRVVVLRANGKHFCAGADVASLAQRRATVEKTVLDPMRRIMNGAQKLVAAVLDCNKPVIAAVQGAATGVGAHLVYAADLVVMTENAYFAESFVKRGLVVDGGGCYLLPRRIGMQKAKEMAFFGEKLTATEALSLGLVNRVVPPDELDTAVGDFATRLATAPTSAIALTKRLLNESPDSDRASAFVAEAMAQEIQSYSHDSKEGVRAFTEKRPTKFTGK; encoded by the coding sequence ATGAGTGCCGAGCAGTCGGTTCTGTCCGAGAAACGCGAGGGCATCCTGACCATCACGTTGAACCGGCCCGAAGCCGCCAACGCCCTTCGTCCCGAGGACCGCGACGAGGTCATCGCCCTCCTGGGGGCGGCGGACGGCGACGACGAGGTTCGTGTCGTGGTGCTGCGCGCCAACGGGAAACACTTCTGCGCCGGTGCCGACGTGGCCTCACTGGCCCAGCGCCGCGCAACCGTGGAGAAGACCGTTCTGGATCCGATGCGGCGCATCATGAACGGCGCTCAGAAGCTCGTGGCCGCGGTGCTCGACTGCAACAAGCCGGTCATCGCGGCGGTGCAGGGCGCCGCCACCGGGGTGGGCGCCCACCTCGTCTACGCCGCAGATCTGGTCGTGATGACCGAGAACGCCTACTTCGCGGAGTCGTTCGTGAAGCGCGGGCTGGTCGTCGACGGCGGCGGCTGCTACCTTCTGCCCCGGCGGATCGGCATGCAGAAGGCCAAGGAGATGGCGTTCTTCGGCGAAAAGCTCACCGCTACAGAGGCGTTGAGTTTAGGACTGGTCAACCGGGTGGTTCCGCCCGACGAACTCGATACCGCGGTGGGCGACTTCGCGACCCGGCTGGCCACCGCGCCCACCAGCGCGATCGCGCTGACCAAACGGCTGCTGAACGAGTCCCCGGACAGCGACCGCGCCAGCGCGTTCGTCGCCGAGGCGATGGCGCAGGAGATCCAGTCGTACTCGCACGATTCGAAGGAGGGCGTGCGAGCCTTCACCGAGAAACGACCGACGAAGTTCACGGGGAAGTGA
- a CDS encoding Zn-ribbon domain-containing OB-fold protein, which yields MARADIPTIDPASAPYWEAARHGQLLIAQCRACTKVHHYPRPFCPACWSDDVHPVPASGTGTLYTYSTVYVNDLAPFRDQLPYTAAIVELAEGPKVMTLIEGAATEQLLIGMAVTAVFRPVDDDDPESPYLTVFTPTEETT from the coding sequence GTGGCCCGAGCAGACATCCCCACAATCGATCCCGCCAGCGCGCCCTACTGGGAGGCGGCGCGCCACGGACAGTTGCTGATTGCTCAGTGCCGAGCGTGCACGAAGGTCCACCACTACCCGCGGCCCTTCTGCCCGGCGTGTTGGAGTGACGACGTCCACCCCGTTCCCGCCAGCGGCACAGGAACGCTCTACACCTACTCCACGGTGTACGTCAACGACCTCGCCCCGTTCCGGGACCAGTTGCCCTACACCGCAGCCATCGTCGAGCTGGCCGAGGGCCCGAAGGTGATGACCCTCATCGAAGGCGCAGCAACCGAACAACTTCTGATCGGAATGGCAGTAACGGCCGTGTTCCGGCCGGTCGACGACGACGATCCCGAATCCCCGTATCTGACCGTCTTCACCCCCACCGAGGAGACAACATGA
- a CDS encoding SDR family NAD(P)-dependent oxidoreductase, whose product MTGLLDGKIALVTGAGHGIGRGHALEMAKHGATVIVNDLGTSLSGEGTGKVADEVVQIIESRGGKAVADFTDVGDEEQVDLAVERAYSQFGRLDVVVNNAGIVRDKAIWNMTVEDFDLVMRVHVRGTWLTSRAVARKWRAEAKAGSGKVYGRIINTTSGAGLHGNFGQTNYSAAKAAIVGLTQTLSLELASIGATANVISPGGRTRMSASMPGAAAPIEPDERSEDEFDPKDPSLGSPVVAWLASPEAGHISGQVIRALGENLQLLKGWHPVATVSNGGKRWDANKLGAIMATDVFGTRNTGLRLGG is encoded by the coding sequence ATGACAGGACTGCTCGACGGCAAGATCGCGCTGGTCACCGGCGCCGGCCACGGAATCGGACGCGGCCACGCGCTGGAGATGGCCAAGCACGGGGCCACGGTGATCGTCAACGACCTCGGCACCAGCCTCTCCGGGGAAGGCACCGGCAAGGTCGCCGACGAAGTCGTCCAGATCATCGAAAGCCGCGGCGGCAAGGCGGTTGCCGACTTCACCGATGTCGGGGACGAGGAACAGGTCGACCTGGCCGTGGAACGTGCCTACTCACAGTTCGGACGCCTCGACGTCGTGGTCAACAACGCCGGCATCGTCCGCGACAAGGCGATCTGGAACATGACCGTCGAGGACTTCGATCTGGTGATGCGTGTCCATGTGCGCGGTACGTGGCTGACCAGTCGTGCGGTGGCACGTAAGTGGCGCGCCGAGGCGAAGGCCGGCAGCGGCAAGGTCTACGGGCGGATCATCAACACCACGTCCGGCGCCGGCCTGCACGGCAACTTCGGGCAGACGAACTACAGCGCGGCCAAGGCGGCGATCGTCGGTCTGACGCAGACCCTGAGCCTGGAGCTCGCCTCGATCGGCGCGACCGCCAACGTCATCAGCCCCGGCGGGCGCACCCGGATGTCGGCGTCGATGCCGGGCGCCGCGGCGCCGATCGAGCCCGATGAGCGTTCCGAGGACGAGTTCGATCCCAAGGACCCGTCGCTGGGTTCCCCGGTGGTGGCCTGGCTGGCGAGTCCGGAGGCCGGGCACATCAGCGGGCAGGTGATCCGCGCCCTCGGGGAGAACCTGCAGCTGCTCAAGGGTTGGCATCCGGTCGCCACCGTGTCCAACGGTGGAAAGCGGTGGGACGCTAACAAACTCGGTGCCATCATGGCGACCGACGTGTTCGGCACCCGCAACACCGGACTCCGCCTGGGCGGGTAA
- a CDS encoding amidohydrolase family protein, protein MTSGHADCILHRQIVCRRSCADAGRAFPARATVSLRYVDTGGQEQNVADSNNILIFSSDGHAGAKRMRDYLPYFDPDIRDTIADLLNTEEQEYRKMMAPDFTSRPDTEEPDPAERLWSPAAPERFGGWDIDVRMQQLDSEGVAGELLVPGHQFSSLPLFSVVNKPFEATLRDAGMRAYHRWLADFMTGGNGRIYGMADPGPCHDIEAAVKELTWAREHGFVAVGVPGIIEDPSLPSLFSDHYEPFWRACVDLDVTLMVHAGWGFPQGRYQEFISAFLATHLDSEEASQMMAAQQGLDEEARKALQKEFAESPASPFRLDFGPRRLLWQLMLAGVFDRYPSLRFVLTEVRSDWVPATLELLDSRFKETVTALTMRPSEYWARNCYATPSSIHKVEVEERNAIGADRLMLGIDYPHPEGMWPDTWNWIRVAFDGVPENEARMILGENALRAFPVDGKHLRSVADRIGPAPRDLLSGRENVPADHVEHYHRRGGFLRAAERVDADAVLRLVDEDLRLVH, encoded by the coding sequence TTGACCAGTGGACATGCAGATTGTATCCTCCACAGACAGATTGTATGTCGGCGCAGTTGCGCCGACGCCGGCCGGGCTTTCCCGGCACGGGCAACGGTATCCCTCAGATATGTCGACACCGGCGGACAGGAGCAGAACGTGGCAGATTCGAACAACATCTTGATCTTCTCGTCAGACGGGCACGCAGGTGCCAAACGGATGCGGGACTACCTGCCGTACTTCGACCCCGACATCCGCGACACCATCGCCGACCTGCTCAACACGGAGGAGCAGGAATACCGCAAGATGATGGCTCCGGATTTCACGTCGCGTCCCGACACCGAGGAGCCGGACCCGGCCGAAAGGCTCTGGTCGCCTGCCGCGCCGGAACGCTTCGGCGGCTGGGACATCGATGTCCGCATGCAACAACTGGACAGTGAGGGGGTGGCGGGCGAACTTCTGGTGCCCGGGCACCAGTTCTCGTCGTTGCCCTTGTTCAGTGTGGTGAACAAGCCGTTCGAGGCGACCCTGCGCGACGCCGGGATGCGCGCCTACCATCGCTGGCTCGCCGACTTCATGACCGGCGGGAACGGTCGGATCTACGGCATGGCCGACCCCGGGCCGTGCCACGATATCGAGGCCGCGGTAAAGGAACTGACCTGGGCGCGCGAACACGGGTTCGTCGCCGTCGGCGTGCCGGGCATCATCGAGGACCCCTCGCTGCCGTCGCTGTTCAGCGACCATTACGAACCGTTCTGGCGGGCGTGCGTTGACCTTGACGTCACGCTCATGGTGCACGCGGGTTGGGGGTTCCCGCAGGGCCGCTACCAGGAGTTCATCTCCGCGTTCCTGGCCACCCACCTCGACAGCGAGGAGGCCAGCCAAATGATGGCGGCACAGCAGGGGCTCGACGAGGAGGCAAGGAAGGCCCTGCAGAAGGAATTCGCCGAGTCGCCGGCGTCACCGTTCCGCCTGGACTTCGGTCCGCGACGGCTGTTGTGGCAACTGATGCTCGCCGGCGTGTTCGATCGGTACCCGTCGCTGCGGTTCGTCCTGACCGAGGTGCGGAGCGACTGGGTGCCGGCGACGTTGGAACTGCTGGACTCCCGGTTCAAAGAGACCGTGACCGCGCTGACGATGAGGCCGAGCGAGTACTGGGCCCGCAACTGCTACGCCACGCCGTCGTCGATCCACAAGGTCGAGGTGGAAGAGCGAAACGCCATCGGCGCCGACCGACTGATGCTGGGAATCGACTACCCGCATCCGGAGGGCATGTGGCCGGACACCTGGAACTGGATTCGGGTGGCCTTCGACGGTGTGCCCGAAAACGAGGCGCGGATGATCCTCGGGGAGAACGCGTTGCGGGCATTCCCGGTGGACGGCAAGCATCTGCGTTCCGTTGCCGACCGGATCGGGCCGGCGCCGCGCGACCTGCTGAGCGGGCGTGAGAACGTACCGGCTGACCATGTCGAGCACTATCACCGGCGCGGCGGGTTCCTGCGCGCCGCCGAACGCGTCGACGCCGATGCCGTTCTCCGTCTGGTTGACGAGGACCTCCGGCTCGTCCACTGA
- a CDS encoding TetR/AcrR family transcriptional regulator yields the protein MSTGQRSSVPHKKAVRTADIAERAEATRAALVAAGRRLFVEKGYFATGTEEIVAAAEVGTRGALYHHFPNKKALFLAVFLEVEEELHSQAPHPDETEDALLALRNGLRAYLKSSQTGEVQRILLVDGPAVLGWQQWRELQVQYGLGSIRALLERAMQQGTVTQQPVDVLAHVLLAATDEAAQFIANADDPQRAREDAVIVIDRLLENLG from the coding sequence ATGTCCACTGGTCAACGCTCCAGCGTTCCGCACAAGAAAGCCGTGCGCACGGCCGATATCGCCGAACGCGCCGAGGCCACCCGCGCCGCGCTCGTCGCCGCGGGACGCCGACTCTTTGTCGAAAAGGGTTACTTCGCAACGGGTACCGAGGAGATCGTCGCAGCGGCCGAGGTGGGGACGCGCGGTGCGCTGTACCACCACTTCCCCAACAAGAAGGCGCTGTTCCTGGCGGTCTTCCTCGAAGTCGAGGAGGAGTTGCACAGCCAGGCACCGCACCCTGACGAGACCGAGGACGCGTTGCTCGCGCTGCGGAACGGACTACGCGCATATCTCAAGTCCTCGCAGACCGGCGAGGTTCAGCGCATCCTGCTGGTCGACGGGCCGGCAGTGCTGGGATGGCAGCAGTGGCGTGAGCTGCAGGTCCAGTACGGCCTCGGCTCGATACGCGCCCTACTCGAACGCGCCATGCAGCAGGGCACTGTGACGCAGCAGCCCGTCGACGTCCTCGCGCACGTGCTGCTCGCCGCCACCGACGAGGCCGCTCAGTTCATCGCGAACGCCGATGACCCGCAACGTGCGCGCGAGGATGCCGTCATCGTCATCGACCGGCTGTTGGAGAACCTCGGCTGA
- a CDS encoding class I adenylate-forming enzyme family protein, with the protein MPESPLRGSYSELRSLLHAAAVVHGDREAYVEPGARITFADWVGRARAVAVQFAERGVGKGDVVALWLPSGIDYATCYAAAAMIGAVTTGLNPRLGPREISAVLGCAEPSLIVADPGLGEIDCGSVPVMRRDSLAQSAVSVDALPVVDLDASDLVTVIFTSGTTGAPKGAVFDGANLAAGAASAGVMSAPYDRRLTSTPFAHAGYMFKLWDQLVWGTTLVVPPTPWSANGMFSVLRDEQITVAGAVPTQWAKLLEVDGVCRDSLPHLRIGVVATAPAPPDLVRAVVARIGVPLVVRYAMTECPTICGTEPDDPPEVQFRTVGRPATDMAVRIADDGVVEVSGPCVMRGYWRDPELTAAVLRDGWLRTGDVGTIGDDGNLTLVGRRGDMYIRGGYNVHPVEVEKVLADHPGVKAVAVVGKSAPVIGEIGVAFVVPAGEPPSLEELRAYAKDRLADYKAPDELVIVDELPLTAMLKTDRATLRAWARETAPSRAGGQVT; encoded by the coding sequence GTGCCCGAATCCCCGCTGCGGGGCAGCTACAGCGAGCTGCGATCGTTGCTGCACGCCGCCGCGGTCGTACACGGGGATCGTGAAGCCTATGTCGAGCCGGGCGCACGAATCACGTTCGCCGACTGGGTGGGCCGGGCCCGTGCCGTCGCGGTGCAGTTCGCCGAGCGGGGTGTCGGCAAGGGCGATGTGGTGGCGCTGTGGTTGCCGTCGGGCATCGACTATGCGACGTGTTACGCCGCGGCGGCGATGATCGGGGCCGTCACCACCGGTTTGAATCCGCGGCTGGGCCCGCGTGAGATCAGCGCTGTACTGGGATGTGCGGAGCCTTCGTTGATCGTCGCGGACCCCGGGCTGGGTGAGATCGACTGCGGGTCTGTGCCGGTGATGCGGCGAGACAGCCTGGCGCAAAGTGCCGTGTCCGTCGATGCGTTGCCCGTGGTGGATCTGGACGCGTCCGATCTGGTGACCGTGATCTTCACCAGCGGTACCACCGGGGCGCCGAAGGGCGCGGTGTTCGACGGCGCCAATCTCGCCGCGGGAGCGGCATCGGCGGGGGTGATGAGCGCTCCTTACGACCGCCGCTTGACCTCGACACCGTTCGCGCACGCCGGATACATGTTCAAGTTGTGGGACCAGTTGGTGTGGGGCACCACTCTGGTCGTCCCGCCGACACCGTGGTCGGCGAACGGGATGTTCTCGGTCCTGCGCGATGAGCAAATCACCGTCGCGGGTGCTGTACCGACCCAGTGGGCCAAGCTTCTCGAGGTCGACGGCGTGTGCCGAGATTCATTGCCCCACCTGAGGATCGGCGTGGTCGCGACCGCGCCGGCGCCGCCGGACCTCGTTCGCGCGGTGGTTGCCCGAATCGGCGTTCCGCTGGTGGTCCGATACGCCATGACGGAGTGCCCGACGATCTGCGGCACCGAACCGGACGACCCGCCTGAGGTTCAGTTCCGGACCGTGGGTCGCCCCGCTACCGATATGGCGGTGCGGATCGCCGACGACGGAGTCGTTGAGGTCAGCGGGCCCTGCGTGATGCGCGGTTACTGGCGGGACCCCGAACTGACCGCCGCGGTGTTGCGGGACGGTTGGCTGCGCACCGGCGATGTCGGAACGATCGGCGACGACGGGAACCTGACGCTCGTCGGGCGACGCGGCGACATGTACATCCGCGGCGGGTACAACGTCCACCCGGTCGAGGTTGAGAAGGTCCTGGCCGACCATCCGGGCGTGAAAGCGGTTGCGGTGGTGGGCAAGTCCGCGCCCGTTATCGGAGAGATCGGTGTGGCGTTCGTCGTCCCGGCCGGAGAGCCGCCGTCGCTGGAAGAGCTTCGTGCGTACGCCAAGGATCGACTGGCGGACTACAAGGCACCCGACGAGCTCGTTATCGTCGACGAGCTTCCGTTGACCGCGATGCTGAAGACCGACCGGGCCACACTTCGCGCGTGGGCGCGCGAAACCGCACCGTCGCGAGCAGGAGGACAGGTGACGTGA
- a CDS encoding acetyl-CoA acetyltransferase: MSRAVAIAGVALSDVGRVDDKNPFELMAQASRRALADAGLSPSDVDGLGSTGQGTLPPVDVGEYLGLRPRWVDSTSVGGAAWEVMASHAADAIAVGHADVVLLTYGSTARADLRKGLRGANINWGARGPLQWEAPYGHTLISKYAMAARRHMHQYGTTIEQLAEVAVSARFNAADNPEAYYRDPITIDDVLSGPMIADPFTKLHCCIRSDGGAAVVLVAADRAKDLRSRPVWVLGSAETTSHMLTSQWDDMTVGPAAVSGPLAFQRAGVKPVDVDVAEIYDAFTYMLLCTLEDLGFCEKGEGGAFVEQGALRLGGELPTNTDGGGLSACHPGQRGLFLLVEAVRQLRGECGPRQVPDAKIACVSATGGWFCSSGTMILGSEEP, from the coding sequence GTGAGTCGCGCCGTCGCGATCGCGGGTGTGGCGTTGTCGGACGTCGGGCGCGTCGACGACAAGAACCCGTTCGAGTTGATGGCGCAGGCCAGCCGCCGTGCCCTCGCCGACGCGGGCTTGTCGCCTTCGGATGTCGACGGTCTGGGCTCCACCGGGCAGGGCACGCTCCCACCGGTCGATGTGGGCGAGTACCTGGGGCTGCGGCCACGGTGGGTGGACTCCACATCCGTCGGTGGTGCGGCGTGGGAGGTCATGGCTTCGCATGCCGCCGACGCGATCGCCGTGGGCCATGCCGACGTGGTCCTGCTGACCTACGGGTCCACGGCCCGCGCGGATCTGCGAAAGGGTCTTCGCGGAGCGAACATCAACTGGGGTGCCCGCGGCCCGTTGCAGTGGGAGGCGCCCTACGGGCACACCCTGATCTCCAAGTACGCCATGGCCGCGCGTCGGCACATGCACCAGTACGGCACGACGATCGAACAGCTCGCCGAGGTGGCCGTGTCGGCCCGGTTCAACGCCGCGGACAACCCCGAGGCGTACTACCGCGACCCGATCACGATCGACGACGTGCTGTCCGGTCCGATGATCGCCGACCCGTTCACCAAACTCCACTGCTGCATCCGCAGCGACGGGGGGGCGGCGGTCGTGCTGGTGGCCGCGGACCGGGCGAAGGACCTGCGCTCGCGACCGGTGTGGGTGCTGGGATCGGCCGAGACGACGTCACACATGCTGACCTCACAGTGGGACGACATGACCGTCGGCCCGGCCGCCGTCAGCGGGCCGTTGGCGTTCCAGCGCGCCGGTGTGAAACCTGTCGACGTCGACGTCGCCGAGATCTACGACGCGTTCACCTACATGCTGCTCTGCACGCTCGAGGATCTCGGCTTCTGCGAGAAAGGTGAGGGTGGCGCTTTCGTCGAACAGGGTGCGCTGCGGCTCGGCGGCGAGCTGCCCACCAACACCGACGGCGGTGGCCTGTCGGCGTGCCATCCCGGCCAGCGCGGACTGTTCCTGCTCGTCGAGGCCGTGCGACAGCTCCGCGGCGAGTGCGGGCCGCGTCAGGTGCCGGACGCGAAGATCGCCTGCGTCAGCGCGACGGGCGGCTGGTTCTGTTCCAGCGGCACGATGATCCTCGGAAGCGAGGAACCCTAG
- a CDS encoding acyl-CoA dehydrogenase family protein, producing MNLLPSDEQLEIISAAAEFLSERMPVENIRANRHAESAVSHDAWREGAEMGLLTLGLPEQHGGSGRPFDDEVLLYMELGRRLAPGPFLAGTLAARVAVRCGDQTLAQGIGSGEIRVALAIPRGGSGIRPVKGTFDLFDHPGARYALAVDRSGAALIDVAAFGEPAVVQPADPGTRLASATATEVEPVHWVDSEDEWLWGRAMVLSAAFLAGLAGAATALATEHARTREQFGKPIGVHQAIKHTCVNMEVAAEAAQAQTLFAAIAFDTGRSDALLQVLSAVHVAGQAAVDNAAAGIQIFGGMGYTFESDMHLYLKRAHVFRHLFSEPADVLAELLAQERAQ from the coding sequence GTGAATCTGCTTCCCTCCGACGAGCAGCTCGAAATCATCTCCGCTGCTGCCGAATTCCTTTCCGAACGGATGCCCGTCGAGAACATCCGCGCCAACCGGCACGCAGAGAGCGCCGTGTCTCACGACGCCTGGCGGGAAGGCGCCGAGATGGGACTTCTCACCCTCGGGCTCCCCGAGCAGCACGGCGGATCAGGGCGGCCGTTCGACGACGAGGTCCTGCTGTACATGGAGCTCGGTAGACGGCTGGCGCCGGGACCGTTCCTGGCCGGGACCCTGGCCGCGCGGGTGGCGGTGCGGTGCGGTGACCAGACACTGGCGCAGGGTATCGGATCGGGTGAGATTCGCGTCGCGCTGGCGATTCCGCGTGGTGGCAGTGGCATCCGCCCGGTCAAGGGAACATTCGACCTGTTCGACCACCCGGGTGCGCGATACGCGTTGGCGGTGGACCGCAGTGGTGCGGCCTTGATCGACGTCGCCGCGTTCGGCGAACCGGCCGTGGTTCAGCCCGCCGACCCGGGCACCAGGCTGGCATCGGCGACGGCGACCGAGGTGGAACCGGTGCACTGGGTCGATTCCGAGGACGAATGGTTGTGGGGCCGCGCGATGGTGCTCAGTGCTGCGTTTCTGGCCGGACTGGCCGGCGCGGCGACGGCGCTGGCCACCGAGCACGCCAGGACGCGCGAGCAGTTCGGTAAGCCGATCGGTGTGCACCAGGCCATCAAGCACACCTGCGTGAACATGGAGGTCGCCGCGGAGGCCGCACAGGCGCAGACGCTGTTCGCGGCCATCGCCTTTGACACCGGGCGCAGTGACGCGCTGCTGCAGGTGCTCTCGGCGGTCCACGTCGCGGGGCAGGCCGCCGTCGACAACGCCGCCGCGGGCATCCAGATTTTCGGGGGCATGGGGTACACCTTCGAAAGCGACATGCACCTGTATCTCAAACGGGCGCATGTGTTCCGCCACCTGTTCAGCGAGCCGGCCGACGTGCTCGCCGAACTCCTCGCCCAGGAGCGCGCACAGTGA